In Listeria monocytogenes, the following proteins share a genomic window:
- the ndk gene encoding nucleoside-diphosphate kinase produces MEQTYVMVKPDGVERGLIGEIVTRIEKKGLKIVAGKLMQIDRELAEKHYAEHIGKSFFEDLIGFITSGPVFAMVLEGDDAIATARRMMGKTNPLEADPGTIRADYAIHTNRNVIHGSDSLESAKREIQLFFAPQEILSYQKAIDTWI; encoded by the coding sequence ATGGAACAAACTTATGTAATGGTTAAGCCGGATGGTGTAGAACGAGGACTTATTGGTGAAATTGTCACAAGAATAGAGAAAAAAGGCTTAAAAATAGTTGCTGGAAAATTAATGCAAATCGACCGCGAACTAGCAGAAAAACATTATGCGGAACATATTGGAAAATCTTTTTTCGAGGATTTAATTGGATTTATTACTTCTGGACCGGTGTTTGCGATGGTGTTAGAAGGAGACGATGCGATTGCAACAGCACGCCGAATGATGGGGAAAACAAACCCGTTAGAAGCTGATCCTGGAACAATTCGCGCGGATTATGCGATACATACAAATCGAAATGTGATTCATGGTTCGGATAGCTTAGAAAGTGCGAAACGGGAGATTCAGCTGTTTTTTGCACCGCAGGAAATTTTAAGTTATCAAAAGGCAATCGACACTTGGATTTAA
- the hepT gene encoding heptaprenyl diphosphate synthase component II, with protein MKLNFLYANMQKDIDSVEKELKKALSGAAAETTSDAALHLLEAGGKRIRPMFVCLSARLAPNADFDAVKNASVAIELIHMASIVHDDVVDDADLRRGRETIKSKWGNHIAMYTGDFLFAKSLEYMTEIKDVAAHKMLSHVTVELSTGEIEQLKDKYNFDQSVRNYLRRIKRKTALLIAASCGLGGVVSGQSEADYQKLFRFGYYVGMAFQITDDVLDFVGTEKELGKPAGEDLRQGNVTLPVFFAMEDPFLKKRISQVTEETPAEEIAVLVEEVKKAGAKPAEDIATAYLKKAVEILDSLPQVPELKPLKQIVRVLDKRNY; from the coding sequence ATGAAACTTAACTTTTTATATGCAAATATGCAAAAAGACATTGACTCAGTTGAAAAAGAACTTAAAAAGGCTCTTTCGGGCGCGGCTGCTGAAACAACTTCTGATGCAGCACTTCATTTATTAGAGGCTGGTGGAAAACGAATTAGACCAATGTTCGTTTGCTTATCCGCAAGACTTGCTCCTAATGCAGACTTTGATGCAGTAAAAAATGCGAGTGTAGCGATTGAATTGATTCATATGGCGTCGATTGTACATGATGATGTAGTGGATGATGCTGATTTAAGACGTGGACGCGAGACAATTAAATCGAAGTGGGGCAACCATATTGCGATGTATACTGGTGACTTTTTGTTTGCTAAGTCACTGGAATATATGACGGAAATTAAAGACGTTGCTGCGCACAAAATGTTATCTCATGTTACGGTGGAGCTTTCTACAGGCGAAATCGAACAATTAAAAGATAAATATAATTTTGACCAAAGTGTGCGTAATTATTTACGCCGAATTAAAAGGAAAACAGCTTTACTGATAGCAGCTAGTTGCGGACTCGGTGGTGTTGTTTCTGGTCAAAGTGAAGCCGATTATCAGAAGTTATTTCGTTTTGGTTATTATGTTGGCATGGCGTTTCAAATTACGGATGATGTACTTGATTTTGTTGGAACAGAAAAAGAACTCGGTAAGCCAGCTGGGGAAGATTTAAGACAAGGAAATGTGACGTTGCCAGTGTTTTTCGCAATGGAAGATCCTTTTCTAAAAAAACGCATCAGCCAGGTTACAGAGGAAACTCCAGCAGAAGAAATTGCGGTTTTAGTGGAAGAAGTCAAAAAAGCAGGCGCAAAACCGGCCGAAGATATCGCAACAGCCTACTTAAAGAAAGCTGTAGAAATACTGGATTCTTTGCCGCAAGTGCCTGAATTAAAACCATTAAAACAAATCGTTCGTGTTTTAGATAAAAGAAATTATTAA
- the menG gene encoding demethylmenaquinone methyltransferase, with amino-acid sequence MTETKEEKVHKVFEKISPSYDRMNSVISFKLHVKWRKETMKLMRVQKGTNVLDVCCGTADWSIMMAEEIGPEGHVTGLDFSENMLKVGREKVTEADLHNVELIHGNAMELPFPDNSFDYVTIGFGLRNVPDYMQVLREMYRVLKPGGQLACIDTSQPNIPGWKQVFNAYFRYVMPVFGKFFAKSYKEYSWLQESTREFPGMARLAEMFQEAGFSYVRYISHSGGASATHFGFKKKEQ; translated from the coding sequence ATGACGGAAACTAAAGAAGAAAAAGTACATAAAGTATTTGAGAAAATTTCGCCAAGTTATGACCGAATGAATAGTGTTATTAGTTTTAAACTGCATGTGAAATGGCGCAAAGAAACAATGAAGCTAATGCGTGTTCAAAAAGGGACGAATGTTCTTGATGTTTGCTGTGGAACGGCAGATTGGTCGATTATGATGGCGGAAGAAATTGGTCCTGAAGGTCATGTGACAGGGCTTGATTTTAGTGAAAATATGCTGAAAGTTGGTCGCGAGAAAGTAACCGAAGCAGACTTGCACAATGTAGAACTTATTCACGGAAATGCAATGGAACTACCTTTTCCAGATAATAGTTTTGATTATGTGACCATTGGTTTTGGGCTTAGAAATGTACCAGATTATATGCAAGTACTCCGGGAAATGTACCGTGTGCTAAAACCAGGTGGACAGCTGGCATGTATTGATACGTCTCAACCCAATATTCCTGGCTGGAAACAAGTGTTTAATGCTTATTTTCGCTATGTAATGCCTGTTTTCGGGAAATTTTTTGCGAAAAGTTATAAAGAATATAGCTGGTTACAAGAATCAACGCGCGAGTTTCCAGGGATGGCTAGACTTGCGGAAATGTTTCAAGAAGCCGGATTTTCATACGTAAGATATATTTCACACAGTGGCGGCGCAAGTGCAACCCACTTTGGATTTAAAAAGAAGGAACAATAA